From the genome of Oryza glaberrima chromosome 1, OglaRS2, whole genome shotgun sequence:
gcgggcagtcccctctcgtgcctaggtgaatccggaagcgacagaggccgtcgcagggcctgccctgctccatcacgcccacccttgcctggatgcgtcagctagaggaaagctacactacaaccccagccgttgcccacgctggcttgtggtaagtacgataagttcttccaaggcatcccgcgaaccggtccttaactgccatgggtgcgactagcaaaaccatgcacccacagcccaccatgtgattcattttaattaaccaacaccaaaacggtggtactaaaccaaccttaccaattgaacctaaagtctatattttagtgagctttccccattgtgtgctagtggaacaAAGCATGGccaagcaattcctagtccaaagtctattcAGATTATaccccaagctaacaaaggaacatggtaccaaaatagcatggctgtaacaataggtaaacatcccataataacattataaaacgatgcagtatttgaagaaaaacaatagagcatttgcaatataggaacAACATGTTCGAGTGACAAGCATGatttgccttgctctgctgctgcaggaacctcggcgactatctcgaagtacaccggagcgtgaGGGGATGCGAATTCCGGCGACGAATCCCAACGGAGGAAGGGCAGACGGGGTGGAGTTTGTCcttgcgaacccgacggcggcgacggcgcggtgcggcggcgagcctagcggcggctagcggcggccggagcggcgggaaaggcggcggcgggtgggtgcacggcgcgggagcggtggggagcacgagggagttcggcgaaatggggaaaaagagagagggggcgacggcggagcttaaataggggaggggagtctcggacgtggccggtaggggcgAGATTCTGCCGGCcaacgtgggggagtgggagaggagagagagaggcgggattcgaaaatcgaatcccggccatctcgggcgcgggcgcgggcgggagagagaggggagtgggcgcgggaggtgcggcgcgtgcgcgggcgtgaccgacgtggcccggaggaagcggaggcgtgggcgcagcggcggttgcgggcgcggcggcgctccacAGGTCGACAATGAGGAGGGGCTcccggcggcggaaggcggcgatCGGGCGGCGGACGGGGAAGAGCGGGACGCGGTGAAGGAGGCGATGCGGCCGGCGCGTCGCGGCACAGCCGGGGTGATGGTGAACGGCGACCAGAGACGGAAAAAAAAGGTGGCCGGTAGGGTGGCGTGGTGGGGAGGTGGTTCTGGTGGTGGAGGGGAAAAAAGGATGGGCGGCCGGGCTTGCCCTCGCGGTGGTGGATCTAACAGAGGCAGTGGCGCGGCTTGAGGTGGTTGAGGAtggcggctagaggcggccggaggaggtAGGCGGTGGTGCACGAGGCGGCGGTGTTccggaggcggagaggagaAATGGAGTAGAGGCCGGGCTGCGGCACCGCGTCGCGAAGCCGACAGTGGTGGCGGATtggcgcggcggtgggtggagcagcggtggcgggcgaTCGGAGCTCGTCGGAAAACGGCGGTGTGCGGGAGCGGcgtggggagggagagagagcgcgGTTGGCTCGggtgaggaggggaaaagagagaggatgctCCGGGGTTCGTTTTTATAGGGTCGGAGCGGCGGAAACGGGGCCAAGaggggcggcaaccggcggggAAGTGGGGCGCCGACgtggggtggtggcggctcGGCCGGCGCCGGTTTTTGTGGGACGAGCGGGGGAAATGGTGGAGGACGTGGAGGGGATCGTGCCCACGTCGTTGGATGCGAGCTCGGGTGCGGGAGGGCGCCGGATTTTGTGGCAAcgtgggcggcaatggcggttgGGGTTGGCCGGCgagaggtaggaggaggagctgacaggtggggcccacggtcccacctgtcggccggatggagagagaggagggaaaccGGGGGACGTAAAGCAGACTTTCGCAAGGCGCGGGCCggcgagagagggaggaggcgcgcggcccacgggagaggaggggaaggctTGGGCCAAGCccaaaagggaggggaggggattttatttgttttcttttttttaattgattaaatgaactttgtgctattaaaattatttcttgagctccgaaaattcacgggaaatttcagagagtattttagggcacaaagaatattgcaaaatattcccggccaatgatttttaagggaaaattttaattctcccattaatTCACTCgaataaattgctttaacttttaatatcaTTTCttgaaatgcattattaaatgatttttaaacccaaacgaaaatcggggcattACAACTTTCCCACAGAAAGCCAAAAGAGTCAGGACATCTTTTCCTCCTAACTGATTGGCTTATTTCTCCACTTCTTTTAACCCATCGTCTCATAATTATGTCTCTCAATTTCGAAGGGAGGAGTGCTGtagctactctctccatctaattttgatagtcatatttcatcttggtgCATAGACCAACGATAAGTggttctacttatcatctatttaaacatgctactagtcattcctcgtaaacaaacgatttattaatatttactctctccgtactcgtaaaggaagtcatttaggacagcgacactgtcttcaaaacacaactttgacttcttgtttctataaaaatatttattgaaaagtgatatatgtatacttttatgaaagtatttttcaaggcaaatatattcatataatttttgcattttcaaaatcaacaacttgagagttattaataatttatattcccaaggtttgacttaaacattgtcctaaacgacttcctttatgagtatggagggagtacatttctcgatgcccatgtagccaatcttgtgtggatgaatggagagtcacgcattaaatcaaAAAAaccattaagatgataagttgttagattgaaatatgcctatcaaaaataaatttttcagatttagaaatatcaCTATCacaaatagatggagggagtattaattatagATAAATGAAACGGGTAGGATGCATGGATTGTTAATCAATGGGTGCATTATATTGGCTCCTCGAATTTTGCTATAGCTAGCTCAAATTTTGAACACAgatcaattaaaaaaactaaatggtgAAAAAGAATATTGTGCCTAGTCGTACTCATCGTGATGAAGTTTGTCCGTTGTGTTTTGTACGTGCCTATGACATTTTTGTTCGTTTGTCCGTTGTTTGGTTGCATAGGAGATCAAATAAATTTTACTCCGTGTTAGATCCCTCGTCTCTTGATATTTGACAATTTCATCCATGAACTGAGATacagatatgtttttttttcgaggTTTAGATAAGATATACAACAAgattcccccaaaaaaaaaagagatacgACTAGATTGGCCAATAACAATTTTCCAAACACTAGAAAACaaaggacgtgactacacagctagtggtttagataaaccagctaccactctatCTATAAAGAGACcatatccacctatacttcaaataaaattttctcttaaattactcatacgatctacgatccgattacaccattgtgttcgtaacaattaaatctttataacaagatctcacatgattatattttgagaaaaaattataaattacttttataatatatctaaattacttttagatttcactaaattacttcttcgatatacaaaagtaaattcaataaagcttaaaagtaatttacatatattatagaagtaacttataaaaaaagaaagtaactttaatgcatgTCTTTTTTCATTGGATATGATTGCTTGTTTGTACTCCAATAgtatatatcttttttaatctctttaataacttatatcttttaaatcacatattgtttttaagatctatttgcatcattgtacttcactcaaaatatgtgacaaaataatattcatattgaatatattctcattttattaatttaaaagtaatttattacatgttagAAAGTAACTTCCATGTTATAAGATTATATCTTATACATGGTTAATTCTTATTATTTATTCTATCAGTGTTATTTACAATCCATCAAAggtttttatcttcttttctcatcctacatgaaaaacaaaaacttttgcATAGTTCTGGTTTAGAAGTAACTCTCTATACATATGTTTAATCACCGATtacttttttcctttcattcttccaattaacattgaagttactttttaaaattgttaaacttacgtGTGTTGatctgtgctgattaaatttaatatctagataaagtcatatttttatccctacaacgaatctacttctaatgtcgtttctaatgtcgtgacaaagttacttccgttttgttttaagatacttttataatatatatgtaaattatttttatactttattaaatttacttttatatgtctaagaagtaacttagtcaaatataaaagtaacttatatatacgataaaagtaacttacgcatataataaaagtaatttacaaatataaatattttttcatcgtaatataatcgtGTAAGATCTtattgtgaagatttaattgtaacgaagacaatggtgtaattggattgtagatcggataggTAATTTGAGATAAAACTTtataaaaaggaagaaaaagacatgcatgtctaAGAGGAAAAACAGCATGCACGCTAGCACGTGTAGCAGTACTTCTTCTCATAATTGTTTCGTCGCTGGTTAGCACTAAATCGAGAGACTtctcggtttagattttgcTGAAAACGAAAGGCAAAGAAGACTGGGATGAACATGGGCCTTTTTACGCTTTGACTTCAAAGGTAGCCCAGGAGAAGCCCGATAATAGTCAGGCGAACTGCCGATTGCCGAAGGGTCTCTCACACTCTCACAGCAGCATCGCACGGTCGCGCAGAATGGGCAGAAGAGAAGATGTCGTCGAAGTCGAAGCCAACCAAAACTGTGCCGCCGGCTGCTCGGCTGCGTACGTGCACGGCGCACCTGCGAATGAtctggccaccgccaccgagcgGCGCGCGGTTTGACACTTGACAGCCTCAGCCAGCGTCTCGGCTCTCGAGCCTCGCGAGGAGAAAGCGACCGGCCGCGTGCCGCCGTGCAGGAGCTGCATCGAGAGGCTCCCTGCACTCCGCGCCCAATCCTGAAAAATCCCCTCCGCCCGCCCCGCCTCCACcccacgtcctcctcctcccccgcagTCCCACCCGCGCACGCACGTCGatccgggagagagagagagagagcgcgatgacgccgctccacgccgccccGCACCatgccgcggccgcggccgcggtcgTCTCCTCGCCCTCAtccgcgccgctcctcctccgcgccaaGCCTTACCACCCCAAGGCGGCGGCTTGCTCCTTCACCGTGACCGCCACCACTCCGTCGAGGAAAGGTTAGCAACTCAGACatcattagaaaaaaaaaaaaaccatctaatatctgcgtgcgtgcgtacgACGAGAGGTCACGGCGGCGCACTGTGGCAACCAACTAGGAGTACTTTGGCTCGTCTGCGCTGGTCTGTGCCGCTGTGCGCGCACTGTTTCTCTTCTCTTGTTTATTGCTTGCTTGGCCTTTTCCGTGCTCGCGTAAGCGGATAAGTGTCGTGTGCCATGGTGTTTTGCAAGCGTACACCTGCCCCTGCGTCTGACTCGACGAGCCGTttctttatcctttttttttttagctgcAGAGAGCAATGTTTGATCATCCATATAAAACTCTCGCGCATCCGTTTTTCTCTCTTGCTGGGGTCAAGAGGTCAATACACAGTTCGGTCCTTCAAAGATTTGGTCCTTTTTGCTATAGTTTAGATCGTCGATTTCTCAGGTTCTTGGCACCGCATGGATGGTAGGATCAAGAAAGGCATTGCCGCGCAAGTCACGATTCCTCTCGCCATTTTAACTGATCGCCCTGTTTCTTTCTTTGCGCCAGCTTTCCTGTCGTGCCCGGATCacggccaggcggcggcgggggcggcgccgccgcgctccgccccggcgtcgtcgccggcgctcATCTCCTCCGTCCAGGACCTGTACGACTTCATCTGCAGCGGCCCGCTCGTGGACAGGATCGGGTACACCAAGGAGAAGATCGCCGGCTCCATCGACCGGTGGCTGCGCTGCGGTGTGCAGGTGGCCCGGCTGTTCCGCCTCAACGAGCTCCACCTCTCGGAGGCGGAGAAGGCCAGGATATACCACTTCTACATCCCCGTCTTCCTCTGGTGCGAGGACCAGGTCACGGAGCACAGGGCCAAGTACAAGGACGGCGACAAGATCCCTCCATTAGTGGTATGCACATGAAACATTTTTCTCTTTATCATAGAAGAAGCTGATGAAATCTGACATGTAGCTTTGTCCACTAGTGCCTGATAGCATCCATTCCAAACCTCTCATGGCATGTTCCATCAGGTGGACATAGCAGAACATATTCCTCTGCATTATGAGTACATCGCACAAAATATTTCATCATGAAGCATCTATTGCTTTAATCAGCATGACACGCACTCATGGATCGTTTTATCACGAAGGGATATATTAATTATACCGAAATGGGAACTGTGAATATCAAGTCACAAGAACGGACAAGCCTTTATCTGATTCTAATTCACATTTTGTAAATGAATCGTCTTTGTGTGATCTAGATTGGGGTCAGCGCTCCCCAAGGCAGTGGAAAGACAACTCTTGTTTTCGCACTTGATTATCTTTTTCGGGTTGCTGGTAGGTGAGTTCTTCTTGTCATTCTAGTCATGTTATGTTTACCCGTATCAATGAAATTTAAAAGACAAGACTTTTCCGTGCCTTAGGAATGCCGCTACATTATCTATCGATGACTTCTACTTGACGGCAGCAGAACAGGTGTGAGTCTTCAAATATTGTGCAATTATCCGTTCTGTTTTACTACTCCAAGTACTTGGCAAATTAGTGAAAACAATTAATGAATATTTCCAGGGTAAATTGAGGGAAAGAAATCCTGGAAATGCTCTTTTGGAGGTACAAAGAACACCCCAGATCCAATATACACTGTTTTGGTTCAAGTATTGTATTGTGAACTGAGAGTAAATAACCAAAACTTTACAGCTTCGTGGAAATGCTGGAAGCCATGATCTCCCGTTCTCAGTTGAAACACTTGAATCGCTGCTTAAACTAACTAAAGAAGGTACTGATTTTTGACAAGTATATATATCCTCTTCAGAccaattttattatatttgaacAGCCTTGCAcatagtatattttttattttggagaaTTTATTGAAATGATATGCATCCTAGTTTCAATGTAAAATAGTTTGTCACTGATATTACAATATATTTAGGTTTGAAGATGAAGCTTCCACGGTATGACAAGGTAAAAGGTTGCAGTTATCGTCGCCTAGATGATTTTTATAATTGAGTAGCTGCATGATACATGTCACATGTCCATGTAGTCTGCTTTTGGTGGAAGAGGGGATCGGGCTGATCCTTCAACATGGCCAGAGGTTGAAGGGCCCTTAGAGGTATGCTCATGTTGAGCTGTAGGGCTTTTTGAGATGAGAAAATTGTaatttttgaacattttctATGTCTGTTTTCTCTGTCCTAGGTTGTTCTTTTTGAAGGATGGATGCTTGGATTCAAACCTCTTCCAAATGAAGTTGTAAAAGCAGTGGACCCTCAGGCGGGTTTCCGATATTACCACATTATCTGatttctttgtttctcttttacTTAATATGACTTGCCTTTTTTCATCTTCAGCTTGAGGTGGTTAATAAGAACCTTGAGGCATACTACGATGCATGGGACAGGTTCATTGGGTCATGGATGGTCATAAAAATAAAGGAACCTAGTTGCGTGTACCAGTGGAGACTGCAGGTCATTACCAGATTTATCTGAGTAACTAATGGTGTCAGAAAATGCACAACCATGAATTGCaattttcttatgttatttGGATTTACAGGCAGAGATAGCTATGAGAGCAGATGGGAAACCAGGAATGTCTGATGAGGAGGTTTGTTTCTCACATAGCTATGCATTCATTATAACATCCTATTGGCTTCCTTTCCGTCCTAGTTTGATAATTTGCTAATGCCTTGCTGTTACTAACCGTCAAGTAAAGTAGACAAATTGCCACCAATTAGGAATAGCTCCCACTGAATTCAGTTGTGGCCAAACTGAGTAAGTACACCACTCACATCAGTACATTTGAGTAAAATCTTCAGGGACGCAAAAGTACTTGCTACTCAGTGAATCACCTCTAAAAACCTATTCATGTAACAGACTGGTTTTCTGTGTTGAAAATTGAAAGAAAACAGGGAATTCCCGtgattggaaaaagaaaaaaactgcaTCACTTCACCTGAAAGTTGAGCAACAAGAACTGTTACTAGTATTGAATTATCTGATGTATTCTTCAGTGAACAATTTTATGCTATTCACTGAAGCTCATTCGAGTCTTGGATTCTCTTTCTAATGCATTTGATGAGCTAGGTTAACATGCTTCTGGTAATTCTTGCAGGTCATGGATTTTGTGTCGCGCTACCTACCAGCATACCACGCATATTTGCCCACTCTATATAAAGAGGGACCAAACGGCTCGAACCCAGACCACCTGCTGGTCGTTGACATAGACGAAAAGAGGAATCCTATGTGGGGTAGATGAGCCCTGAATGTACATTGCTGAAAGAAAATGGATCTTCTGACCCAATGGTGGAGTTTGGGATATCTGATCTTTCTGAGACCACATATTCCAAGCAAGCACCACTGGCCTCTTGTTTCTTGTGGCTTGAACAAGTACTAAACGTGTAAAACTTTGACGTATACGAAATCTTGCTATTACTTATAAGGAAATCGGAATCCCAATTCATTTTGCTGAGTGCATCTGTGATACCGTGATGTGATGTTGCATTTGGGTGTTTTGGAATTTGGACATGAGGTTGGTGTATACTATCGacagtaatatatataattttataatctTATAGTTAGCAAGTTCCGTTGTAGTCTAGCTGGTTAGGATACTCGGCTCTCACCCGAGAGACCCGGGTTCGAGTCCCGGCAacggaattttttttgttcagagGGCGAAcagatttttgatttttttttttggttcagcTTGAGGGCTTATTCGATTTGTAGGATTTTCAAACCGTAGGAATAGAAAATACATAGGAATAATGTGGGAATACATGTGCAAACCTATAGATTaaaaaacatatgaaatttTCCTATGGTTGAGTTGCAAACAATCCAAAGGATTGAAAACATTGGGTTGTTGTCACATCCCAatctggcaccgccgtacaacggcacctgacaggagcgtgtcgtaggaaaacgGCGTGAACCGcatcctacgaaaccgcgatctcagtaccaatcccaggacatagcgctggtacccacggtgacaaacatgaatcattgcaaatccttataattaatagaggacttatttaccttaacttagatTGCAGCTCagacagcccgagaatgcaaccgacgacacggacgaggcaaacaccaacaacagcagcagcagcggaaccaaccaacggactaacacccaacGCCACAGGCAACGGCAGGGAActaggacgaaaccctaatcttcacttcacttcaacTTCATCTTCGGAGCTGGCAgaactatatttatatagagagcaagggtgagtacttacgtactcagcaagctaggGGAATTTAGGTGGTTAATGCAAGCTTCAAGGGAAGGCTGTTATTTTGCAAACAgttttgttttcaagttttcaatAATCTAAGTGTGTGCTTTCCACAACCAGAGCGAGACAAGTCTCAGCTCGGTCGGGAGGTGAGaagtaacaaatttatttaTCAAGATTTGCACAACTCCCAGAGTTGGCTTCAAATCTGGTtttcccaaaccaaaccaattttCCAAACTTCCCGATAATAGTGGTCCCCAAACGACCAATCACTTCCAGGGACTCCCGGTCCCACTGTCCCCCGGACAGCTAAATGCTTCCCAAGCATTAGGTTTCCAAAACTTAACACCTTTTCATAAAACAGGGTAAAACAAAAACTACGctaaggaatcacctcacatccgcccatgaccgtgggcacggctgttcgaacagtttgttaacctctgcagagggggtacactttacccacacgacgttACTAACCCGGGTCACCTagcccgtgcagaacagccACGTCTGGCGACTTTGAGGCTTTCACGACAAGGCATTTCCAAAGCCGACACAGGGttgccatatgccaacgagaggggtcccagaccaacaacaggttaggtcccagaccatactgtgccaggaagcccgggggttctccccgacaccaccccgttgaatccacatgtctcttggcatcaaggctcccctgattagctatttactcagccaggggcatcccattccacccatgtggtcgcactatTGTATGCTCGGATGTAATTccaaaggaatcggtccttagaTGCGACCGCACAAGTATTCCGCCCAGGAATGGCCTTGTGTCGagagttttatttttaaaactcaTTTTCTTTCACAAGGCACCGACCCAGGCGTCAGGTTTTCCAAAGCTTTTGTAAACCAaattttacccaagatgtttcttagattttaagtttgaaggcgaccgtcgatactcgtgcagagtgcacgaataccgaggcgcaactaggtggttacaagggaacatgatataacaattaacaatggaaggatcagatgcaacaagttaggtaggcccaccggtctgccttgcagacggggcaaacagattaagtgcaatcctatcaatgcataatattttgcaagcaatataattaagttcaaatataggctcaatatgttcaaaggtggcttgccttgctcagggTCTTCATGAAACTTCACAAATCTTCGAGAAATCCGCTTGAAGAAAAATATCCGATAGCCGCAACTAggcgcaaacaatcaaaaacctaTGCAAAGACCAAATAAAATGTCCTATTTAGGCTAATTAttagtgccattagatagatcacAATTTAATGGAATTACTGGAAGTGGAACGGAGGCAATTGGATGAACGGATCGAgggatatgaattttggaagtttaaatGAATTTTTCTGGACAAGGAGATGATTTGTCGGAATTTTCTAGAATacgagaaatggtttatggaatttatagaaataatattctcaagaatattattaaCATCCACTGACATGCGGGCTCGAGGGGACGAATTATTGGAATCTCCGGATTAAGAGGATGGGTTTATGGAATTTGCAATATAGGAAATGATTTATTGAATttctagaaaagagaaatatCTGTGGAGTATTGAAAAAGATATTCCCAAGAATATCTTTGACTCATTGACACGTGGGGCCAACaagaaggtgagagagagaggagcaattggagggagtaattgtggTCTTGGGTGTGTCGGCACTGGACTCGGAGGAGGGACTAAAAGTGAACTTTTTCCGTGTCATCAGGCCTAAGGGGAGGTTGGCTGATGGGCCAAGCCCgcgagcgagagggagaggaggcggctgaccGAGTCAAGCGGGGCAGGGTGGCTGAGGTGGCGGCCACGTGGTCGTCACGCTGGCAGGAGatagggggagaggaggagcgcaTCCGGAGATCGGACGGCTCACGGCGGcacaacggcgacggcgagcggcggcgagccggaggGAGGGGACGGCGATGGAGGCAAAAGGAGGAGAAGTTGAACTCATTCCACGGCTCGGATTAGGGCGCCGGGGTCGGAgggggggcggcgacggcgtccggcggcggcggcagggagcgGCACGGCGCGGGCGCAGAGGCGGAGGCTAGCGACTGCGGCGACGCTTCTGGGAGGTCCGGGGGTCAcggggatggtggcggcgccgggaatcaaagagaggagggaggccaaCGGCGGTGCGCCACCGTGCGCACGACGACGGTGGAAAGGATGGCACGGCGCAGGAGCAAAAGAGGAGGCCAGCGGGCGGAGCGACGGTTTTGGGTGGCTCAAGGGGACTCaaggagggtggcggcgcgaggtacggcgagaggagagagaggccgacggcggcggaaaaCAGAGCCACGGCGAGGCGAGCAGCTAGACGATGTAGGGGAAGGATTTAGGCTCGGGGCTCACCGGCAAGAGGAAATGACGTCGGTGGCGATTTTGTGGTGGGAGAGGGAAGGCCGACGGGGGAGTGCGACTGGGATttccgaaggcggcggcgaatcgGGACCGGCGCGGCATCCGGAAATACGGGGACAGGGCAGGGCGGCACGGACGGGTTTTGCGGCGAGGTGGTAACGACCGTCGTTTGGCCAAGGAAGGAGAAGGACGCGGCGAGGATGGAACGACTCGACGGCGAGATGCCTCTGGACATGGAGCTCGACGCGGCGGCCAGGAGTTCCCATGGCGGCAGAGCTTCGCCGCTTGGGGGAAACGAAACAAGGGGGGAGGAAGCACGGGGATGGGTTTTATAGAGGGGGTGTGGGAGCGTCAAGATCGGTTCGGGGGAGCatgcgagctggcgctcggccgGCGTTCACGGGCGACGTCGGCGTTTTCGTGGGCGGCACGAAATGGCGGATGGCGCGGATGCGTtgggcggtggaggcggtggatcGTGCGGTGGGAATCGAACCGCGAGCGCGGGCTGGCGCGGCTCGGCGTGGTCAAGGTGGGGCATGGCGAGCTGGCGCGCGGCGTCAGGGGCGCTCGCTGCCATGGCGCTAGGTGCCAAGCGGTGGAGGTAGGGCGTCGGTTCGGGagaggaaaaagggagaaaggagGGGGAAAAGGGGAGCTTGCTCCATGTCGCTTCGGGAAAAAAGGCgaaggaggaagaggggcgAGACCGAGCGCTGGCTCTCGCCCTTGGACGCATGCGTGCAGAGCAGCGgggccggcggcagcgcgggcacgggcggcgtcggggctgacgcggcggcgactgagcggcgagcgcgcgcgcgggaaacCGACGGGCGAATtcaaacggcggcggcggaaatcGGCGCCGGGGAGACGAGTTCGACGAGAacgagagatggagagagagagagagagagagagagagagagagagaggaaggagacgagagAGGCGCTGCCTCTCTTGCTCGGCGCGTGCAGCGCAcgtgcggggaggaggaggagcggccgaGAGGAGAAGATGGGCCGGAAAAGGGAAAAACGGCCCAACGACCGAGAGGGAGGTGAAATATACTTTTTTGAGGAATTTCTTCAAGGAATTTGAGGAGCATTTGACATtggatttgaattcaaattggaTATTTGAACTCAAAAAAATATGGAGAAGCCAAGGAGGGGATTCAAAGAGCGAATTCGATACTTTCGGAAATGGGAAGGAATTTCGATGAGGCGTGATTTTCGATGTCGATGAGTGGTTGAAGTTCAAAGAGAGATTTGATATTTTAGGAATATGTTTGTATTTGGCAGCTCAAGGATTATTTGAGAGGGAAACAAAAGGAGAAATCAATGTTCGGGGGTGAATCAAAGGATGTGGCGGTAGAATgcgatagatagatagatagatagatagatagatggatggatggatagatagaGTGATGAAGACGAGGAGAGGGGGAAGCTTGGATGTTAGAGCTAGCTCAAGGAGGGAATTTGATCGGACAGGCTTTAGGGTTGGAGTCTGGTTTTGGATTCCGGAATTAGGCGATATTTGTGGTTATGGTTTCTGGAGTGAAATCCGAATAgaaggattcgaacttcgagATTATTTTGGAA
Proteins encoded in this window:
- the LOC127760198 gene encoding D-glycerate 3-kinase, chloroplastic, producing MTPLHAAPHHAAAAAAVVSSPSSAPLLLRAKPYHPKAAACSFTVTATTPSRKAFLSCPDHGQAAAGAAPPRSAPASSPALISSVQDLYDFICSGPLVDRIGYTKEKIAGSIDRWLRCGVQVARLFRLNELHLSEAEKARIYHFYIPVFLWCEDQVTEHRAKYKDGDKIPPLVIGVSAPQGSGKTTLVFALDYLFRVAGRNAATLSIDDFYLTAAEQGKLRERNPGNALLELRGNAGSHDLPFSVETLESLLKLTKEGLKMKLPRYDKSAFGGRGDRADPSTWPEVEGPLEVVLFEGWMLGFKPLPNEVVKAVDPQLEVVNKNLEAYYDAWDRFIGSWMVIKIKEPSCVYQWRLQAEIAMRADGKPGMSDEEVMDFVSRYLPAYHAYLPTLYKEGPNGSNPDHLLVVDIDEKRNPMWGR